The Methanoculleus thermophilus genome contains a region encoding:
- a CDS encoding lipopolysaccharide biosynthesis protein — MVSFLGNVFKLTTGTTLAQIAGIILIPVITRIYSPEFFGVNQLFISIAALIVGISSLSYDSTIMLPKHDEDSINIFALCTLWILGTSAVVGVIFIGFGDWFGDFFGAPAIVGYFIWLPFFVVLSSFFELLREWLSRRVKFGALSRGIVLNTASTKLIQIGGGLVAASPLGLILGNVGGTGLAVLFMLRELKDDVALLKTVTLKRMRELAIRYKDFAIYGSAGGVANSISLELPTFMLAYFFSPAILGYYALATMAVRLPMGMVGTAIAQVFYQKASEEKNRTGSVKAVIREVHTRLIAIGVFPFVVFVILAEDLFTFVFGMNWLTAGTYAQILAPWFFAVFIFTPISSLFGVLERQKGYLSFEIVTLCTWALIFYVGGTFGDPFFTLTLFSLCGMLIWGSKAVYLIRASGAGYRDSAFSLFRHLLLSVIVSLPLMFAVYMGLPLLILFGVAGITTVVYYLLLFFTDTLIRRELMEMLQGTIPMKYIDWRE; from the coding sequence ATGGTGAGCTTCCTCGGCAACGTCTTCAAACTTACGACAGGCACTACGCTCGCCCAAATAGCCGGTATCATTCTTATCCCAGTAATTACGCGGATCTACTCCCCAGAGTTCTTTGGAGTCAACCAACTCTTCATATCTATCGCAGCGTTGATCGTGGGCATCTCATCGCTCTCCTACGATTCAACCATCATGCTGCCGAAGCACGATGAAGACTCCATAAATATCTTCGCGCTATGTACACTCTGGATACTGGGCACATCTGCTGTAGTTGGCGTTATATTTATCGGATTTGGGGATTGGTTCGGAGACTTTTTCGGGGCTCCGGCGATCGTCGGTTATTTCATATGGCTGCCGTTTTTCGTCGTTCTCAGCAGTTTCTTCGAGCTCCTGAGGGAATGGCTCTCCCGGAGGGTGAAATTCGGTGCCCTTTCCAGGGGTATAGTTCTGAATACTGCATCAACAAAGCTCATACAAATCGGTGGCGGGTTGGTTGCAGCCTCTCCCCTTGGACTAATTCTGGGTAATGTGGGAGGCACGGGACTCGCTGTTCTCTTCATGCTTAGGGAGTTAAAGGATGATGTAGCACTCTTAAAGACTGTTACTCTGAAACGAATGAGAGAACTGGCTATACGCTACAAAGATTTCGCAATCTACGGTTCTGCAGGGGGCGTTGCAAACAGCATATCCTTGGAACTCCCTACCTTCATGCTCGCTTACTTCTTCAGCCCCGCTATTCTTGGGTACTATGCTCTTGCCACAATGGCGGTAAGGCTGCCAATGGGAATGGTAGGAACGGCAATCGCTCAGGTATTCTACCAGAAAGCGAGCGAGGAAAAGAATCGTACTGGGAGCGTTAAGGCTGTCATCCGGGAGGTCCACACCCGGCTCATCGCCATTGGTGTCTTTCCTTTCGTTGTCTTTGTCATTCTTGCTGAAGATCTCTTTACTTTCGTCTTCGGTATGAACTGGCTCACCGCCGGGACCTATGCACAGATCCTCGCCCCCTGGTTCTTTGCTGTCTTTATATTCACACCCATCTCGTCTCTGTTTGGAGTTCTTGAAAGGCAGAAGGGATATCTCTCTTTCGAGATCGTGACTCTCTGCACATGGGCACTCATCTTCTACGTTGGTGGTACTTTCGGTGACCCATTCTTTACACTTACCCTCTTCTCTCTCTGCGGCATGCTCATATGGGGGTCGAAGGCTGTATACCTCATAAGGGCGTCCGGCGCTGGATATCGAGATAGCGCCTTTAGCCTGTTCCGGCACCTTTTACTCAGCGTCATTGTCTCTCTTCCCCTCATGTTCGCGGTATACATGGGGCTTCCGCTTCTGATCCTGTTTGGGGTTGCAGGAATAACCACGGTTGTTTACTATCTTCTGCTCTTCTTCACGGATACACTGATCCGCAGGGAACTTATGGAGATGCTACAGGGAACGATTCCCATGAAATACATCGACTGGAGGGAGTAG
- a CDS encoding cation:proton antiporter, with product MESAALTIEIQMSLLLFLALAGYLVASRINQSATIGAILVGVLVGPSVLGLITYTDFVATLAHLGAIILLFVIGFEFNIRDIIDPRYGVIGLVGVIIPWIGGYATAVLFGFDFASAIFVGTALTATSIAITANVLKEIGVLQTEAARAIIGAAVIDDVLSLLVLAVSTDLVVSGDVSLTPTVLMLARAVGFIVVAGAVGYFGIRKVIERMDATPLARKYPEFVFIFAMMVAFLYAMLADLVGLSSIIGAFLAGVAFARVELRQSKGVHEGAEYFQIVFASIFFVSLGILADIRALTSDTTLFLLVLTLVAIATKVIGCALPARLMGMCREDSLIIGFGMAPRGEVAMIVALIGLESGLIGQGIFVAIVLMSLLTTLITPVIYRNWFFKGAYCATE from the coding sequence ATGGAAAGCGCTGCCCTAACAATTGAGATCCAGATGAGCCTCCTCCTCTTCCTCGCGCTCGCCGGTTACCTCGTGGCATCCCGGATCAACCAGTCGGCGACGATCGGGGCGATTCTCGTCGGGGTTCTGGTCGGACCGAGCGTGCTTGGCCTGATCACCTACACCGACTTCGTCGCGACCCTGGCGCATCTCGGGGCAATCATCCTCCTCTTCGTCATCGGGTTTGAGTTTAATATCAGGGATATTATTGATCCGCGTTACGGCGTCATCGGCCTTGTCGGCGTGATCATCCCGTGGATAGGCGGCTACGCCACGGCTGTCCTCTTCGGGTTCGACTTCGCGAGCGCGATCTTCGTCGGCACGGCCCTGACCGCGACGAGTATCGCCATAACCGCAAACGTGCTCAAAGAGATCGGCGTGCTCCAGACTGAGGCGGCACGGGCGATCATCGGCGCCGCGGTCATTGACGACGTCCTCTCCCTCCTGGTGCTTGCCGTCTCTACCGATCTCGTCGTGAGCGGGGATGTCTCGTTGACCCCGACCGTCCTGATGCTTGCCAGGGCCGTCGGGTTCATCGTCGTCGCCGGTGCCGTCGGGTACTTCGGCATCCGAAAGGTCATCGAACGGATGGACGCAACCCCCCTGGCGCGGAAGTATCCTGAGTTTGTCTTCATCTTCGCCATGATGGTGGCGTTCCTGTATGCGATGCTCGCCGACCTGGTGGGCCTATCAAGCATCATCGGTGCGTTCCTCGCCGGGGTTGCCTTTGCCCGCGTCGAACTCCGGCAGAGTAAGGGTGTCCACGAGGGCGCAGAATACTTCCAGATCGTCTTTGCCTCGATCTTCTTCGTATCCCTCGGCATTCTCGCAGACATTCGTGCGCTCACGTCCGACACGACCCTCTTCCTCCTGGTGCTGACCCTGGTCGCCATCGCCACCAAGGTCATCGGGTGCGCTCTCCCTGCCCGGTTGATGGGGATGTGCCGGGAGGACTCCCTCATCATCGGGTTCGGGATGGCGCCGCGGGGTGAGGTGGCGATGATCGTCGCCCTGATCGGCCTCGAGTCGGGGCTCATCGGCCAGGGGATCTTCGTTGCCATCGTCCTGATGAGTCTGTTGACGACCCTTATCACCCCGGTTATCTATCGGAACTGGTTCTTCAAGGGGGCCTACTGCGCTACGGAGTAA
- a CDS encoding GNAT family N-acetyltransferase, with protein sequence MVYSIELLSGGNAHQWQEYNTHSNEGTLFHDLRWKEILEKEFDLKTKYYLVRDGREVVGICPFISQSVGFYQGLKNIPYSEYTNVILNDSFDAGQIDHLLSLFATECSFLCIDTYNPDILNNITYSNFPGENSGNMVLNLKQKPPEKIWDTLSKKTAKSIRRFDKEGFEIHELSRRSDIKQFYRYYAKNVAHIKGEILPLTFFERIWDVFSPNELRVTILVKDALCAGGALALLDPIRKTVYYEYLALNRDLPHYTPDHYLSWDLIKWAWDNDYEKVSFGRQRLDPDNPRFQIKAKFGAEHIPIHSRLVIFSKAMSTLYRLRRTLLRSS encoded by the coding sequence ATGGTTTATTCGATTGAGTTGCTATCCGGGGGCAACGCACACCAATGGCAGGAATACAATACCCACTCCAATGAGGGGACTCTGTTCCATGATTTAAGATGGAAAGAGATTCTTGAGAAAGAATTTGATTTAAAGACGAAGTACTACCTTGTCCGGGATGGTCGGGAGGTTGTCGGAATATGTCCATTTATCAGTCAATCAGTGGGCTTTTATCAAGGCCTAAAGAACATACCCTACTCTGAATATACTAACGTTATTCTGAACGATTCTTTTGACGCCGGTCAGATCGATCATCTCCTGTCGCTCTTCGCAACAGAGTGCTCATTCCTTTGCATAGATACGTACAATCCTGATATCCTCAATAACATAACATACAGCAATTTCCCTGGCGAAAACTCAGGCAACATGGTGTTAAACCTGAAGCAAAAGCCTCCAGAGAAGATATGGGACACTCTCTCAAAGAAAACAGCAAAAAGCATCCGGAGATTTGACAAAGAGGGATTTGAGATTCATGAGTTGTCCAGGCGATCTGACATTAAACAATTTTATCGATATTATGCGAAGAATGTAGCACATATAAAAGGAGAAATCCTGCCATTAACCTTTTTTGAGAGAATCTGGGATGTTTTTTCGCCGAATGAACTGAGAGTCACGATTTTAGTAAAAGATGCTCTTTGCGCCGGCGGAGCGCTGGCACTTCTGGACCCAATCAGAAAAACGGTTTATTATGAGTACCTTGCTCTTAACCGTGATCTTCCGCATTATACCCCAGATCATTATCTGAGCTGGGATCTGATCAAATGGGCATGGGATAACGACTACGAGAAAGTCTCTTTCGGAAGACAGAGGCTGGATCCGGATAATCCTCGTTTCCAAATCAAAGCAAAATTTGGGGCGGAACACATCCCAATCCATTCAAGGTTAGTCATATTTTCAAAAGCAATGTCAACATTATACCGACTGAGAAGAACGCTTTTAAGGTCGTCCTGA
- the eno gene encoding phosphopyruvate hydratase, with translation MTEIDTRIRSIHAREILDSRGNPTVEADVTLAGGAFGRAAVPSGASTGKHEAVELRDGVKDRYGGKGVQRPVTKINGEIASTLQGMDARDQTAVDAALSLLDGTPNKRNLGANATLAVSMAVARAAAAAEGLWLWEYLGDPLKPLLPVPMMNILNGGVHANWQGPDFQEYMIAPYGAPSVAEAIRWGSETYHALRDILKARGYTTGVGDEGGFAPAVSSNTEPLDLIVEAIERAGYAPDREIGIALDPASSAFYSNDAYNLRTEGLTLTAAEMVDRYRDLVETYPIIVIEDGLAEDDWDGWRLLTRTLGDRVELVGDDLFVTNVERIEQGIKKRAANAVLIKPNQIGTVTETIAAVRMAQQQHWGAMVSHRSGETVDTFIADLTVAMQTGHLKTGAPARGERVEKYNQLMRIEEAAGDTARYAGRSGFVRQGPAR, from the coding sequence ATGACCGAGATTGATACGAGGATACGATCAATCCATGCCCGTGAGATACTTGACTCACGGGGGAACCCGACCGTTGAAGCGGATGTCACACTCGCCGGAGGAGCGTTCGGGCGTGCTGCAGTTCCGTCCGGTGCATCGACCGGAAAACACGAGGCCGTCGAGCTCCGGGACGGTGTAAAAGACCGTTACGGTGGCAAAGGAGTGCAGAGGCCCGTCACCAAGATCAACGGCGAGATCGCCTCGACCCTGCAGGGAATGGACGCCCGCGACCAGACGGCTGTGGACGCGGCCCTCTCCCTCCTGGACGGAACACCGAACAAGCGGAATCTGGGCGCCAACGCCACGCTCGCGGTCTCCATGGCCGTCGCCCGTGCTGCCGCCGCCGCAGAGGGCCTCTGGCTCTGGGAGTACCTGGGAGACCCGCTAAAGCCGCTCCTTCCCGTTCCCATGATGAACATCCTCAACGGCGGCGTCCATGCCAACTGGCAGGGTCCGGACTTCCAGGAATATATGATCGCCCCCTACGGCGCTCCGAGCGTCGCCGAAGCGATCCGGTGGGGGAGCGAGACCTACCATGCGCTCAGAGATATCCTTAAGGCGCGGGGCTACACGACCGGCGTCGGCGACGAGGGAGGGTTTGCCCCCGCAGTCTCCTCGAACACCGAGCCGCTCGACCTGATCGTGGAAGCAATCGAGCGGGCGGGGTATGCGCCCGACAGGGAGATCGGGATCGCCCTTGACCCGGCATCGAGCGCATTCTATAGCAACGACGCCTACAATCTCAGAACCGAAGGGCTGACCCTGACCGCCGCTGAGATGGTGGACCGGTATCGTGACCTTGTTGAGACGTATCCCATCATTGTCATCGAGGACGGCCTTGCCGAGGACGACTGGGACGGCTGGCGCCTGCTGACCAGGACGCTCGGGGACCGGGTGGAACTCGTCGGCGACGACCTTTTCGTCACGAACGTCGAGCGGATCGAGCAAGGGATTAAAAAGAGGGCCGCCAACGCAGTCCTGATCAAGCCCAACCAGATAGGGACGGTGACCGAGACGATCGCCGCAGTGCGCATGGCACAGCAGCAGCACTGGGGCGCGATGGTCTCTCACAGGAGCGGCGAGACTGTCGATACGTTCATCGCCGATCTCACCGTTGCCATGCAGACGGGCCACCTCAAGACCGGCGCACCTGCGCGGGGCGAGCGGGTGGAGAAGTACAATCAACTCATGAGGATCGAGGAGGCGGCCGGGGATACGGCCCGGTATGCCGGGCGGAGCGGGTTTGTCCGGCAGGGGCCGGCAAGATAG